The following proteins come from a genomic window of Candidatus Bathyarchaeota archaeon:
- a CDS encoding metal-dependent transcriptional regulator, giving the protein MKISPAIEEFLEAIYKLQKDEGCAKTTQLAKLLNVALGTVTNTVEKLERLNLIVHIAYKGVKLTKKGEALALSIIRRHRLSERLLADFLCVEWDEVHEKACLIEHGISDEVASLIEKKLNYPKTCPHGNPIPTQDGHIEEEKELILLTKLKPQEKFTIIKITEEKSELLKYLKKHNLTPGSAAEVVSLHPLNDSILVNVNDEPCCLTQQAASRIWVKKL; this is encoded by the coding sequence ATGAAGATTTCTCCAGCTATTGAAGAGTTTTTAGAAGCAATTTATAAACTTCAAAAAGATGAGGGATGCGCAAAAACTACTCAATTAGCTAAATTATTAAATGTAGCTCTTGGAACAGTAACAAATACTGTTGAAAAACTTGAGCGGTTAAATCTTATAGTTCATATAGCTTATAAAGGAGTTAAATTAACTAAAAAAGGTGAAGCTTTAGCGTTATCAATTATAAGACGGCATAGGCTTTCAGAAAGGTTGCTTGCTGATTTTTTATGTGTAGAGTGGGATGAAGTTCATGAAAAAGCTTGCTTAATAGAGCATGGAATTTCCGATGAAGTAGCTTCATTAATAGAGAAGAAACTAAATTACCCTAAAACTTGTCCTCATGGAAACCCAATTCCAACTCAAGATGGACATATTGAAGAAGAAAAAGAATTAATTCTTTTAACAAAATTAAAACCTCAAGAAAAATTTACTATAATTAAAATAACTGAGGAAAAAAGTGAGTTACTTAAGTATTTAAAGAAACATAATTTAACTCCAGGATCTGCTGCTGAAGTTGTTTCTTTACATCCATTAAATGATTCAATTTTAGTAAATGTTAATGATGAGCCCTGTTGTTTAACGCAGCAAGCTGCATCAAGAATTTGGGTTAAAAAACTCTAA
- a CDS encoding DEAD/DEAH box helicase, which translates to MPRLRKVFNPTKSPRRYYISNSEFITRKGTNELIIALEELAKEARERLWIAVPWFYTVDGDPWIESYIKLLIQRCKEGVDVRVFLRPDISNHKTINQLNLSNVKVFSKKEITRHIHTKMVMNERMALILTANITEFDLYRNLNTGFLITKPDEVSNVCKDFEKLIESEVLKRQDYVDVPIRDVVPEYVSEFFEERFPLLNPVQVEVASKILNHDENLLIGTETGTGKTLMAEMAIWKTLQGKNNTRALYIAPLKAITIQKEEDWKKFAERGFPFYKITGDEETIDENKINKARIIITTGEKWDSLTRKPQRFPFTKEIDLVIIDEIHIIDDEIRGPTTEVLLARLKRTIPNARLIGLSATMRNIDLLAKWLNAEYYKNSEYRPVPLYTTFVTYPDTSYYNIAETVKDKLVLDSVKMLLDDTTETGGRGKILIFTGTRRKAENTAEKIATEFNLSNYASEYASKASNFKLKTLMEKGVAFIHAGLSLSDRKLALRAFDEGPIDVLVSTTALAWGVNVSARTVIIRDIRVAMQKEIDFIDLKQMIGRAGRKGRETIGYAIIIVPYKDRQMIESAIIEGKNIESKLERYLPDHINAEINLGYVKDWKSLEEWFTSTFWYYQNYHNRSDWRQLLQGQLELLISKGFVVEEGGIFRSSKLGKLTSDWCVHVRTAIKLLSELPKFNVLTSRDLERAELLLLRIIITSEEDLSLLLRSDEEQKEIQDFKNKYPIFKECSDEKVKVAYILLKLLLNKEKPNDEEYQAVRQAITLLGYFSEISKIYQNISGYVIARDLAKRLQYYSDRGSGQLLNLIWYSTPNTDEKEQQVRKIYRWLVDRGIRSPLQLLYALTRGRLSRELIPNELVYNVLNEFPHLDQPKLDGKYLGEEIRLTLGKLSERTNITVVLNGETITLSNQDYLNLTRLMPKLFSSPGLKNLWIEVFAHNKLGWDYAKIKCELVVLPSSWKPSVLEELTRYLETVKAEIRPINSFVRIRRVIKKFLSYSMYASEFIENTEVVNKIGAILTRDVESDWDKVYNIIYYIKRYVNIISESGGEPRSTATILYSKFATPVEFAVVICSLIRGIAHSSQLNCNLVEVNGGRFGRHILPTLNKNGVTYLLDIFGEVASGLQVKGKSSSSYKIVDFQTLRDKEAEESRMYEWIKSYSGDGSSKRFEVRNYDDADLRPFYEK; encoded by the coding sequence ATGCCTCGATTGAGGAAGGTCTTCAACCCAACCAAGAGTCCCAGAAGATATTATATTTCGAATTCAGAGTTTATCACGAGAAAAGGGACAAATGAGTTAATAATTGCGTTGGAAGAGCTCGCTAAGGAGGCTAGGGAGCGCCTTTGGATTGCAGTCCCTTGGTTTTACACAGTTGATGGTGATCCTTGGATCGAATCCTATATTAAGCTCTTAATTCAGCGTTGTAAAGAAGGCGTTGATGTCAGGGTCTTCTTGCGTCCAGATATAAGCAACCATAAGACAATAAACCAACTGAACCTTTCAAATGTAAAGGTATTTTCAAAGAAGGAAATAACCAGACATATTCACACAAAGATGGTAATGAATGAAAGAATGGCTCTTATCCTCACAGCTAATATAACTGAATTTGATCTCTACCGAAATCTGAACACTGGCTTCCTTATTACGAAGCCAGATGAAGTTAGTAACGTATGTAAGGATTTTGAGAAACTGATAGAATCAGAAGTTCTTAAGAGACAAGATTATGTAGACGTTCCTATCAGAGATGTGGTTCCAGAGTATGTTTCAGAATTTTTTGAGGAAAGATTTCCACTACTTAATCCAGTTCAAGTTGAGGTTGCCTCTAAAATCTTAAATCATGATGAAAATCTCCTAATAGGAACTGAGACAGGAACTGGTAAGACTCTGATGGCTGAAATGGCAATCTGGAAAACCTTACAAGGAAAGAATAATACTCGTGCTCTTTATATAGCCCCCCTCAAAGCTATCACAATTCAGAAAGAAGAAGATTGGAAAAAATTCGCAGAAAGAGGATTTCCCTTTTATAAAATAACCGGCGACGAGGAAACGATCGATGAAAACAAGATAAATAAAGCTCGGATAATCATCACTACTGGTGAGAAGTGGGATAGCCTAACCAGGAAACCTCAGCGATTTCCCTTTACTAAAGAGATCGACCTAGTGATTATAGATGAAATTCATATAATAGATGACGAAATACGGGGACCTACTACTGAAGTCTTACTTGCCAGGTTAAAGCGGACTATCCCTAATGCTAGGTTAATTGGACTTTCAGCAACTATGCGGAACATAGATTTGCTGGCTAAGTGGTTGAACGCGGAATATTACAAGAACTCTGAATATAGACCAGTTCCACTTTATACCACATTTGTTACATACCCTGACACATCCTATTATAATATTGCTGAGACTGTTAAGGACAAACTTGTTCTTGATTCTGTAAAGATGCTACTTGATGATACAACAGAAACTGGAGGACGGGGAAAGATTCTGATCTTTACAGGAACCAGGAGAAAAGCCGAGAACACCGCTGAAAAGATAGCTACAGAATTTAATCTCTCTAACTATGCAAGTGAGTACGCAAGTAAGGCCTCGAACTTCAAGCTAAAGACTCTCATGGAAAAGGGGGTTGCATTCATACATGCTGGATTATCCCTCAGCGACAGAAAGCTTGCTCTTCGTGCTTTTGACGAGGGGCCAATAGACGTTCTTGTATCCACTACTGCTCTAGCTTGGGGAGTGAACGTTTCCGCTAGAACAGTTATAATCCGTGACATTCGTGTTGCAATGCAAAAGGAAATCGATTTTATTGATCTTAAGCAGATGATAGGCCGGGCGGGAAGAAAGGGCCGCGAAACTATTGGTTATGCAATAATCATAGTTCCGTATAAAGATAGGCAAATGATTGAGTCAGCAATTATTGAAGGTAAGAATATTGAGTCAAAGCTTGAACGATACCTTCCTGATCATATTAATGCTGAGATAAATCTAGGGTATGTTAAAGACTGGAAAAGCCTAGAAGAATGGTTCACTTCTACTTTCTGGTATTATCAAAATTACCATAATCGTTCTGACTGGAGGCAACTCCTTCAAGGGCAACTTGAACTCCTTATCAGTAAAGGCTTCGTCGTAGAAGAGGGGGGCATTTTTAGATCAAGTAAACTTGGTAAGTTAACAAGCGACTGGTGCGTCCACGTTAGAACTGCGATTAAGTTGCTTTCCGAACTCCCTAAGTTCAATGTTCTCACTTCAAGAGATCTTGAGAGAGCAGAGTTGCTCCTACTGCGAATAATTATCACAAGTGAGGAAGATCTATCCCTTCTATTAAGGTCGGATGAGGAGCAAAAGGAGATTCAGGATTTCAAAAATAAGTACCCAATCTTCAAAGAGTGTAGCGATGAAAAAGTTAAAGTAGCATACATCTTATTAAAGTTGCTGCTTAATAAAGAAAAGCCTAATGATGAAGAGTATCAAGCTGTGAGACAAGCTATCACTCTACTGGGGTATTTCAGCGAAATTAGTAAGATTTACCAGAATATATCAGGATATGTGATTGCTAGGGATCTCGCGAAAAGACTTCAATATTATTCAGATAGAGGATCAGGTCAGCTTCTTAACCTAATCTGGTATTCAACTCCCAATACTGATGAAAAAGAACAGCAAGTTAGGAAAATCTATCGCTGGCTAGTCGACAGGGGGATACGCTCTCCGCTTCAGCTGCTCTATGCTCTGACAAGGGGGAGGCTATCAAGAGAACTTATACCTAATGAACTTGTGTACAATGTTCTAAATGAGTTTCCACACCTTGATCAGCCAAAACTTGACGGTAAATACCTGGGTGAGGAAATTAGATTGACGCTTGGCAAATTGTCGGAGAGAACAAACATCACTGTAGTTTTGAACGGTGAAACTATTACTTTGTCGAATCAAGATTATCTCAACTTAACTAGATTGATGCCTAAACTGTTTAGCTCGCCAGGATTGAAGAACTTATGGATTGAAGTTTTTGCTCATAATAAGCTTGGATGGGATTATGCTAAAATTAAATGTGAATTGGTAGTCCTTCCTAGTTCATGGAAACCCAGTGTCTTAGAAGAACTAACCCGCTATCTCGAAACTGTTAAGGCTGAGATAAGACCTATTAATAGTTTTGTAAGGATCAGGAGGGTTATCAAAAAATTCTTATCCTACTCAATGTATGCTTCAGAATTTATCGAAAATACTGAAGTCGTAAATAAGATCGGCGCAATCCTCACTAGAGATGTCGAATCTGATTGGGATAAGGTCTATAACATAATATATTACATCAAAAGATATGTTAACATAATTTCTGAGAGTGGAGGCGAGCCTAGATCTACTGCAACTATACTTTATTCTAAATTTGCAACACCTGTTGAATTTGCTGTTGTAATTTGTTCACTAATTAGGGGAATCGCGCACTCGTCTCAACTAAATTGCAATTTAGTTGAAGTTAATGGAGGAAGATTTGGGAGGCACATCCTTCCTACACTCAATAAAAATGGTGTAACCTATCTTCTAGACATATTTGGTGAAGTAGCCTCAGGCTTACAAGTGAAGGGAAAATCCTCATCTTCATATAAAATTGTAGATTTCCAAACCTTAAGAGATAAGGAAGCTGAAGAATCTAGGATGTATGAGTGGATCAAATCATATTCAGGAGATGGAAGTAGTAAACGCTTTGAAGTTCGAAATTATGATGACGCAGACTTAAGACCGTTTTACGAGAAGTAA
- the feoB gene encoding ferrous iron transport protein B, producing the protein MSYYKGKNKKTQYDFTIVLAGNANVGKSVIFNQLTGLNQIIGNWPGKTVEKAEGFLYFKGYKIKILDLPGIYSLSAFSIEEIIARDYIAIEKPDIIINVLDASALERNLYLTLQLFELNVPIVIALNQIDLASKKGIKINYEKLSEVLGVPVVPTIAITGSGIKELIDKVIQVFEGKIKLKPLKIAYCKEVEEAIQKLENKIKINIPELTIKYPARWLAIKLLEKDEDIEDKVKSFPNGEKILSLASMLNESLEEKYGKETPVLLAMERYGLANEVVKASAKFTPIPKISFEEKLDELTGHKILGYIFLSLIFGSTFIIVFGIGNYLVDILENFFGYLTPSLNRLASFIVKNIIVESILNGVFSGVIAGLTIVLPYILPFYFILSILEDSGYLPRAAFLLDSLMHKIGLHGKAAICLFLGYGCNVPACIGCRIMESERERFLGGFLTVLVPCAARSVVILGLVGKYLGFSAALSLYVINVILIFLLGRLGHKVLLGEAIGLIMEIPPYKTPSIKTILKKTWNKTKDFIYFAFPIIISGTILLEVMRTLNLLASFAVFMKPLIVDWLGLPLLTGIPLVLGVLRKELALILLSEELGTLNFNEVLTPIQMYTFSLVVMVYIPCLSTIATLWREFGFKKALLTSIIYVSLALFIGGLTYRILSFLSLMV; encoded by the coding sequence ATGAGTTATTATAAAGGAAAAAATAAAAAAACTCAATATGACTTTACAATTGTTTTAGCAGGAAACGCTAATGTAGGTAAGTCAGTTATCTTTAATCAACTTACAGGGTTAAATCAAATTATAGGAAATTGGCCTGGGAAAACAGTTGAAAAAGCTGAAGGTTTTCTTTATTTTAAAGGTTATAAAATTAAAATTTTAGATTTACCAGGAATATATTCTTTATCAGCTTTTTCAATTGAAGAAATTATTGCTAGAGATTATATAGCTATTGAAAAACCAGATATAATCATAAATGTTTTAGATGCTTCAGCTTTAGAAAGGAACCTATATCTTACACTTCAACTTTTTGAATTAAATGTTCCAATTGTTATAGCTTTAAATCAAATAGATTTAGCTTCTAAAAAAGGAATAAAAATAAATTATGAAAAACTTTCTGAAGTTTTAGGGGTTCCTGTAGTCCCCACAATAGCTATAACAGGTAGTGGAATAAAAGAATTAATTGATAAAGTTATTCAAGTTTTTGAAGGTAAAATAAAATTAAAACCTTTAAAAATAGCTTATTGTAAAGAAGTAGAGGAGGCTATTCAAAAACTTGAAAACAAAATTAAAATTAACATTCCAGAGTTAACAATAAAGTACCCCGCTAGATGGCTTGCAATAAAACTGCTTGAAAAAGATGAGGATATAGAAGATAAAGTTAAAAGTTTTCCTAATGGAGAAAAAATTTTATCATTAGCATCTATGCTTAATGAAAGTTTAGAAGAAAAATATGGTAAAGAAACCCCTGTTTTATTAGCTATGGAAAGATATGGATTAGCAAATGAAGTAGTTAAAGCATCAGCTAAATTTACACCTATACCAAAAATCTCCTTTGAAGAAAAACTTGATGAATTAACTGGACATAAAATTTTAGGTTATATTTTTTTATCTTTAATTTTTGGATCAACATTTATTATTGTGTTTGGAATTGGAAATTATTTAGTTGATATTTTGGAGAACTTTTTTGGATATTTAACTCCATCCTTAAATAGGCTTGCATCTTTCATTGTGAAAAATATTATTGTAGAGTCTATTTTAAATGGAGTGTTTTCAGGGGTAATAGCTGGGTTAACAATAGTTTTACCTTACATATTACCCTTCTATTTTATTTTATCGATTTTAGAGGATTCAGGATATTTACCTAGAGCAGCATTTCTTTTAGATAGCTTAATGCATAAAATAGGTTTACATGGTAAAGCAGCTATTTGTTTATTTTTAGGTTATGGTTGTAATGTTCCAGCTTGTATAGGATGTAGAATAATGGAAAGTGAAAGGGAACGTTTTCTTGGCGGATTCTTAACAGTTTTAGTTCCATGCGCAGCTAGAAGCGTCGTAATTTTAGGTTTAGTTGGTAAATACTTAGGTTTTTCAGCAGCTTTATCGCTTTATGTAATTAATGTGATCTTAATTTTCTTGTTAGGACGTTTAGGTCATAAAGTTTTGTTAGGTGAAGCAATAGGGTTAATTATGGAGATACCTCCATATAAAACTCCATCAATAAAAACTATATTAAAGAAAACTTGGAATAAAACAAAAGATTTTATTTATTTTGCTTTTCCAATAATTATTAGTGGAACAATATTACTAGAGGTTATGCGAACTTTAAATTTGCTAGCTTCATTTGCAGTTTTCATGAAACCCTTAATAGTTGATTGGCTTGGTTTACCATTATTAACAGGTATTCCATTAGTTTTAGGTGTTTTAAGGAAAGAATTAGCTTTAATTTTATTAAGTGAAGAACTTGGCACTTTAAATTTTAATGAAGTTTTAACACCAATTCAAATGTACACTTTTTCTTTAGTAGTTATGGTTTATATTCCATGTTTATCTACTATAGCAACTTTATGGCGTGAGTTTGGCTTTAAAAAGGCGTTATTAACTTCAATAATTTATGTTTCTTTAGCTTTGTTTATTGGTGGATTAACCTATAGAATTTTATCGTTTCTATCATTAATGGTTTAA
- a CDS encoding site-specific integrase: protein MRSKYAYLLADPDVKRWYNNVARGSNVTADVYLRRLGNFCEIYKLTPNALASMDDVKLYNLLMDFVSSREKEFAGSYIKSTIKAVKSWLSHNHRELKGKIKIRGVEDTPSLKDERVPTKDELRRIFFSGDKKARVACVLIAHSGLRIETLGNYSGDDGLRIKDFPEIEVKDGVIEFKKIPTIAIVRKELSKARHQYFTFLSEEGCEYLKDYLEERIRSGEKLTLDSPIITPKLKMKPFIRAINIGDIIRSAIRKAGFSWRPYVLRSYFDTQLMLAESKGLVLRDYRQFWMGHKGDIENRYTTNKQKLPESVIEDMREAYRRSQEYLQTTRAEVTSEEKVKESFRKQLLLVAGFKKEEIEKMDLLSLSDEEFQSMVRQKLLGAMINNGAKQKVVGINEVEAYLSQGWEFVASLPNNKAIMKIPF from the coding sequence ATGCGCTCTAAATATGCTTATCTACTGGCTGATCCTGATGTAAAGCGTTGGTATAATAATGTAGCTAGGGGTTCAAATGTTACAGCAGATGTTTATTTAAGGCGGTTAGGAAATTTTTGTGAGATTTATAAGCTTACTCCAAATGCTTTAGCCTCAATGGATGATGTTAAGCTTTATAATCTTTTAATGGATTTTGTTTCCTCTAGGGAAAAGGAATTTGCTGGAAGCTATATTAAATCGACTATAAAGGCTGTTAAGTCTTGGCTTTCTCATAACCATAGGGAGCTTAAAGGTAAAATTAAGATTAGGGGAGTTGAAGATACGCCTTCGCTTAAGGATGAAAGGGTTCCAACTAAGGATGAATTAAGGCGGATATTTTTTTCAGGTGATAAAAAAGCTAGGGTCGCATGTGTTTTAATAGCTCATAGCGGATTAAGAATAGAAACTTTAGGAAATTATAGCGGAGACGATGGTCTTAGAATTAAGGATTTTCCAGAAATTGAAGTTAAGGATGGCGTAATAGAATTTAAAAAAATACCTACAATTGCTATTGTAAGGAAGGAATTAAGTAAAGCTAGACATCAGTATTTTACTTTTCTTAGCGAGGAAGGATGCGAGTATCTTAAGGATTATCTTGAAGAGAGGATTAGGAGTGGTGAAAAGTTAACGCTTGACTCGCCTATTATTACGCCTAAGTTAAAGATGAAGCCTTTCATTAGGGCAATAAATATAGGTGATATAATAAGATCTGCGATAAGGAAGGCTGGTTTTTCATGGAGACCTTATGTGCTTAGAAGCTATTTTGATACTCAACTTATGCTTGCTGAATCTAAAGGCTTAGTTTTACGTGATTATAGACAGTTTTGGATGGGTCATAAAGGCGATATAGAAAACCGTTATACAACAAATAAGCAGAAGCTTCCTGAAAGCGTTATAGAAGATATGAGAGAAGCTTATAGGCGGTCTCAGGAATACCTTCAGACAACAAGAGCTGAAGTTACAAGCGAGGAAAAAGTGAAAGAATCCTTTAGAAAGCAGTTGCTGTTGGTTGCTGGATTTAAGAAGGAGGAAATAGAGAAGATGGATTTGCTTAGCTTAAGCGATGAAGAATTTCAAAGCATGGTTAGGCAAAAGCTTTTAGGAGCTATGATCAATAATGGAGCTAAACAAAAAGTTGTAGGCATAAATGAGGTTGAAGCATATTTAAGCCAAGGATGGGAGTTTGTAGCTTCTTTACCGAACAATAAGGCTATCATGAAAATTCCATTTTAA
- a CDS encoding ferrous iron transport protein A: MQNLEGYIEETCPLTTLKEGEKAIIVYALGGKGLIKRLSEMGLTPGTEILIRRTAPFYGPIQISVRGVSLALGRGIASRIFVKPVKG; the protein is encoded by the coding sequence ATTCAAAATCTAGAAGGATACATTGAAGAAACATGCCCTTTAACAACTTTGAAGGAAGGAGAAAAAGCTATTATAGTTTATGCATTAGGTGGGAAAGGTTTAATTAAACGTTTAAGTGAGATGGGTTTAACTCCTGGAACTGAAATCTTAATAAGAAGAACTGCCCCATTTTATGGGCCAATTCAAATTAGTGTTAGAGGAGTTTCATTAGCTTTAGGTAGGGGAATTGCTTCAAGAATTTTTGTTAAACCTGTTAAGGGATAA
- a CDS encoding AAA family ATPase, with translation MVIRVKTGVDELDEIIEGGFPKRSLILLVGEPGTGKTVFCMQFLVKGCELGESCIYVSFNESKDTLIENLSRHLNVDLNKFESEGKLKILDFAAMKEEAISIILETILSEVKSLKAERLVIDSFSVMAQAFREAMDVRIVLHTVLNKIVKQMNCTTLIIEEAPIGESKIGLGIEEFVVDGIIMLKRSELKKRFFRELEVIKLRGVELKERKLVFTLKNGFKVFPIFKLKPVKPKRFQPIPEQPDKYSTGSNDLDEILNGGITKGSIVLFEVDEKVSISEYHLVMAPIAIEFVFQGRGVIIVPSAGVDIEVLKNTSKNYGVTDEEFNSFLRVAEVGIKESERIYPNIIALKGKDWREDIYNIMEASKELNAVTNQPNLYIIGLDILSAYHGEKACEIILTRLATRIRKSKAVLIALIKGHKDLATRVMPIADFHLRILKKHGCLLLYGVKPRTRLYGVEFDVSKGYPLPKFTAIV, from the coding sequence TTGGTTATTAGAGTTAAAACTGGAGTAGATGAGTTGGATGAAATTATTGAAGGGGGCTTTCCTAAACGTAGTTTAATTTTATTGGTTGGTGAACCTGGTACTGGTAAAACTGTTTTTTGTATGCAGTTTTTGGTTAAGGGTTGTGAGTTAGGTGAATCATGTATTTATGTAAGTTTTAATGAATCTAAAGATACGCTTATTGAGAATTTATCTAGACATTTAAATGTGGATTTAAATAAGTTTGAAAGCGAAGGAAAACTTAAGATTTTAGATTTTGCAGCTATGAAGGAGGAAGCTATATCTATTATCCTAGAAACTATTTTAAGTGAGGTTAAAAGTTTAAAGGCTGAAAGGCTTGTTATAGATAGTTTCTCGGTTATGGCTCAAGCCTTTAGGGAGGCTATGGATGTTAGAATAGTGCTTCATACTGTTTTAAATAAAATTGTTAAGCAAATGAATTGTACAACATTAATAATTGAAGAAGCCCCTATAGGCGAGTCTAAAATTGGTTTAGGTATAGAAGAGTTTGTAGTTGATGGTATAATAATGCTTAAAAGAAGCGAATTAAAAAAGCGTTTTTTTAGGGAATTAGAAGTAATTAAGTTGAGGGGAGTCGAGTTAAAAGAGCGAAAACTTGTATTTACGCTTAAAAACGGTTTTAAAGTTTTCCCAATTTTCAAACTTAAACCAGTTAAACCTAAACGTTTTCAACCAATCCCAGAGCAACCTGATAAATATTCCACAGGATCTAACGATTTAGATGAAATATTAAATGGAGGAATAACAAAAGGTTCCATTGTGCTTTTTGAAGTGGATGAAAAAGTTTCTATTTCTGAATATCATCTTGTAATGGCTCCTATAGCTATTGAATTTGTTTTTCAAGGTAGAGGAGTAATTATTGTTCCAAGCGCTGGAGTTGATATTGAAGTGTTGAAAAATACATCAAAAAATTATGGAGTAACAGATGAGGAGTTTAATAGTTTCTTGAGAGTAGCTGAAGTAGGCATTAAGGAATCTGAAAGAATCTATCCTAATATAATTGCTTTAAAAGGGAAAGATTGGAGGGAAGATATATATAACATTATGGAAGCATCAAAAGAGCTTAACGCAGTAACAAATCAACCAAATTTATACATTATTGGTTTAGATATTCTTTCAGCTTATCATGGCGAAAAAGCATGCGAGATAATTTTAACTCGATTAGCTACTAGAATTCGAAAATCAAAGGCTGTGTTAATAGCTTTAATTAAAGGCCATAAAGATTTAGCAACAAGAGTCATGCCTATAGCTGATTTTCATTTACGTATTTTGAAGAAACATGGGTGTTTATTGTTATATGGCGTTAAACCTAGAACGCGTCTTTATGGCGTTGAATTTGATGTTTCTAAGGGTTATCCTCTGCCTAAATTTACAGCTATAGTTTAA
- a CDS encoding DNRLRE domain-containing protein: protein MTLTVVLTPNSADAFYKGKFNAYNAFDQTYYSTPGGDYGNNKLSNRDVMRVGFNYDATYHEGDCYRSCLTFTRGSIPLNAIVTQARLRIYCVDLQLKDVNFKPEIQFYRILNSWQDHNVYWSQLSTSSSSSGSINIYNKNAWYEIDLTSDVNCFLSSGEWLGWMLKAKRETPYPLKNTIGRVCYAILAGREYNNPSLKPQLVVTYESEKTFLMPSLQKPVFHTPVFYIESLKSGYVKPSNIRVTLNYGSGVPSFRVWIPDNKGKLSRKFNLLDDVKIWVFDQGEFKLLMRGVIIKTSTIITEKGYFIELEGYNYSYYLMIREKNQVYENKEISEIVLDLASLTPEIEAKYYVIPTPKNIKTFSAYESIFGNLVDLAKIASLTGEEYGFWVCEGTHMFENRPNLHFQPINKDYNIMDLNLEDCWEISFTREAPKANKLNIRWSYYDLNKVKTVEAIEKEVLIEKTLWNYYIKDEEEAEAWGNAQLQTLMKPQFNIEAITPLNINFTPGKLVRFYNEDEVLLLKIIEVEHIYNESQALTKLNLKS from the coding sequence TTGACTTTAACAGTTGTTTTAACACCTAATTCAGCTGACGCATTTTATAAGGGTAAATTCAACGCTTATAATGCGTTTGATCAAACATATTACTCTACGCCTGGCGGTGATTATGGAAACAATAAATTATCAAATAGGGATGTTATGAGAGTAGGTTTTAATTATGATGCAACTTACCATGAAGGAGATTGTTATAGAAGTTGCTTAACTTTTACGCGTGGTTCGATTCCGCTTAACGCTATAGTTACACAAGCGAGGCTTAGAATTTACTGTGTTGACCTACAATTAAAAGATGTAAATTTTAAACCTGAAATTCAATTTTATAGAATTTTAAACAGCTGGCAGGATCATAACGTTTATTGGAGTCAGCTGAGCACTTCTTCTTCAAGCTCAGGATCAATTAATATTTATAACAAAAATGCGTGGTATGAAATTGATTTAACCAGCGATGTTAATTGTTTTCTTTCTAGCGGAGAATGGTTAGGTTGGATGCTTAAAGCTAAACGGGAAACACCTTACCCTCTTAAAAACACTATTGGCCGCGTATGTTATGCAATTTTAGCTGGTAGAGAATATAACAACCCTTCATTAAAACCTCAACTCGTTGTAACTTATGAATCTGAAAAAACGTTTTTAATGCCTTCCCTTCAAAAACCTGTTTTTCACACGCCTGTTTTTTATATTGAAAGCTTGAAAAGCGGTTATGTTAAACCCTCAAATATAAGGGTGACATTAAATTATGGAAGCGGTGTTCCAAGCTTTAGAGTTTGGATTCCTGATAATAAAGGGAAATTAAGCAGAAAATTTAATTTGCTTGATGATGTTAAAATCTGGGTTTTTGATCAAGGCGAGTTTAAGCTATTAATGCGTGGAGTAATAATTAAAACTTCAACAATTATAACTGAGAAAGGGTATTTCATTGAGCTTGAAGGCTATAATTACAGCTATTACTTAATGATTAGAGAGAAGAATCAAGTTTACGAGAATAAAGAGATTAGCGAAATAGTTTTAGATTTAGCTAGTTTAACGCCTGAAATTGAAGCTAAATACTATGTTATTCCAACCCCTAAAAACATTAAAACTTTTAGCGCTTATGAATCAATATTTGGTAATTTAGTTGATTTAGCTAAAATAGCAAGCTTAACAGGCGAAGAATATGGGTTCTGGGTTTGTGAAGGCACGCATATGTTTGAAAACCGTCCAAACCTTCATTTTCAACCAATTAACAAAGACTATAACATTATGGATTTAAACCTTGAAGACTGCTGGGAAATAAGCTTCACACGTGAAGCACCTAAAGCGAATAAACTTAACATTCGCTGGAGCTATTACGACTTAAATAAAGTTAAAACAGTTGAGGCTATAGAAAAAGAGGTTTTAATAGAGAAAACATTATGGAATTACTATATAAAAGATGAAGAGGAAGCTGAAGCATGGGGAAACGCGCAGCTTCAAACCCTTATGAAGCCTCAATTCAATATTGAGGCTATAACCCCGCTTAACATTAATTTTACACCAGGAAAACTAGTAAGATTTTACAATGAAGACGAAGTATTGTTATTAAAAATTATTGAAGTAGAGCATATTTATAATGAATCACAAGCTTTAACAAAACTGAATTTAAAAAGTTAA